The Tolypothrix sp. PCC 7712 region GGAGGCTAGCTGGATTTCGGTGAGCGGAGTCTCCACACGGTAATGTCTTAAGTAATCGTTAATCCTTGATGAAGTACCATCCCCTTCTTGGCAATAGAGAATCTGGCCATTTAAGAAAAAGACGAACCAGTACTGTTGTGGTTGGTAGCAAAAGGAATGGTGATGTCTGTTCACCTCTTCTCTAATTTGGTTGCTATTGCGAAAGTTATGAGTTTTCACCAACAGTTGGCCAGTTCGCTGGCCCAACTCAATCAATTGCAGGATACTACGAAGATCTATTTCATTTAAATTTCCCTGCATTTAGCTCAAAGGTGCTCCTTGCGATCCTGTTGATATTCTTTAATTAATTTTGCCCAGTAATTTTTTGATGTTTTAACTAGCACCATCGATCTACACTAAATTGATAATTTCTGCTTAATGTGAATTTGGTGTAAATTATCCCATCAGGGTTTCTAGCCTAGCCCAAAATTACAGTTTTGTGAGGATCTACGAAATTACAAGGGTTTTCCAGCTGGATTTACATTTTATGTAATTTGTTATATACAAATAAAATTACTGCCTATAAAAACATCTTTAGCAATAGAATACGTTCAGCAATATTCCTTAATTTTTTGTAATAAACTTTGATGAAGCTAGTAATCACACGGTAGCCATCATTATTACCATCAGCACACAATATAAAAGCGCGATCCAGAGTAAGCGCATCTAGATTTATATATATCAAGGCGTGATATGTCATGTCTATAAATAGTTTTGCCTGATTTGATTTTCCCTAACTGCGGTTAAATCAAACAGGTTAACAGAATTATCAATGGTATAAACCAAATCACGGACATCAAGTACACAAAAGGACTAACGGTGTGCTGTATTTAGCAGAAGTACAAAAGCAAAAAGGCGGCTTACTTAGTGGTAGTGCCAAAACTGAATTGAAACTGCTGGCTTGTCAGCGAACCGACCAGATTTGGAGTACTGTGTCGGAAGAAGTGATTGCGGCAGAGGAAGCAAGTAAATTAAATGATGGTGCATTAGTACTAGTAGAAGTGAATCCCAACCGCCAAGTGCAACGGATTCAAGAAGCTGGACGGCCACTGGTTAATATATTGCAGAATTTTTCTCGGCAGTTAGAAAAATTTAAACTCAAGGAAGACGAGATCGATCAGTGGAAACAATCACTGACATTTCAGGCGCAAGAATTAAATCGCCGTGAATTGGACATGGAAGTCCGTATGGAGCAGTTGCAACAAATGGAGGATGAGTTTCAACGACTGGAGGCGCAAAAGCAGGAATTTGAAGCCTCCCGTCAAGAAATTGAAAAGTTGCAACAACAAATTGAACGCGATCGCACAGAATTAGCTGGTGCTTGGGAGCATCTCCGAGGTGAGCAGCGTCGGCTGGAAGAATTTCAAGCAGATGCCACACAGAGTAAGGTTTTAGACGAAGAGCAAAGTCGAGTATTAAGTGAGTTACTCGATCGCTTGTCTAGTCGTGTAGCTCCGACAGAGACAGTCAGGGAACACCTGAATTTTGCTTTTGAATTAGTCGAAAAGCAGCAAGCTACTCTCAATGAACACTGGCAAAACCTAGAGCAGCAAAAAACTGTAGCGACTCAACAGCAACAAGAAGTAGATAGCTTGGCCCAAACCTTGAGCGATCGCCAAAATGGTGTGCAAGAAGCACAAGATTCGATACAGCAACAAACAGCAGAATTAAAAGTTAACAGCGCAATTCTGACAAGCAAGCAAGAATACGCGCAAATTTTGAAAGCACAATTGCAAAGCCAAGAAAATTTATATCAGCAGATTCAGTCCTTGGCTGCAAGTTCTAGCGATATGATTCTTTGCGAAGTAGATGTCAAAGCTTTAGAGAATATGCCTTTAGAAGAACTGCAAAGATTAGTGCAAGATTTGCAGGAGAAATTTGATATTGATTCTAGCTTTGTCCACGATCAGGAACAAGAACTGGAATATAAAGAAAAAGCTATAGAAGATTTGCAAAATAAGATTCACCAGGCATCCGATCAAGACGTAATCAACTTGGAAATGGAACTAGCAGATGAAAAAGACCTCTACCAAATGCTCAATGAAAGTTTGGTAGGGCAACGTCGTAATTTGCTACAACGCCAGAATTTACTCAAGCAACACAAAACTGTACTCTTACAAAAGCAAGGACAGACAGTTGTTAATGAACCAGAAGCAGCCAAAATTGATTTAGGGCCAATTCTATTGCAAACTGAAAACCTGCGACAAATACAAGCTCAAGATTTGCAAAACTTGGAACGTGAGATTGAGCAGATGCATTCTGGTATTGAGCTAACCCAAGGGATGATTGATAATCAAAGCCATAACTTGGAACAGCAGCAGCAAGAATTGAAAGCAATGGAGGAAAACTTACTCAAATTGAGAACTGCAACTAGTGAATGCTGGGGTAGGGTGAATCTTTATCAAGAAACACTACAACCAATTCAGGATAGTCTTGACGATTTACGACAGAAGTTGCAAGCAATGATGGAAGCTTTGTCTCAAATTCAAGAAACGGGCGATTATCAACTGCAAGCTATTGCCCAAATGCGCCATACTCTTCTGGATTTACTTTCTCAGCCAGAATTACTAGCATCCTGAAAGGGATAAAGTATGAAGTATCAAGAATAAAAAACTCCAACCACAAAGGGATGGAGTTTTTGGGCATATGAGAGGAATTATATTCAGCCTTCATTGTTGATATCTATCCAATCACCTGCGACTTGAGCGATCGCACCTCCCGGAAATGGATCGGTTTGGGAACGATTGGGTGCTGTAATTAAAGCAGTTAATTTTTCAATATGTTCAAAACTCGGAGCATCAGGAAGTATTTGCTGTAAGACTTGACGCATGACTCGACGCTGCAACGCTACTGGTGCTGTCTGCAACACCCGACGATTGAGCCGTAGGGGAAAATTATCTAGATTCTCTGCTGTTAGCGCTTCAGCTTTCAACTTTTGGGCGGCTGTTTCTAAATATTCCACTTCTGCTTGCAACAGTTCTGCAGTTTGGGCTAAAGCTGATTCGACTTTGGGATTGAAGTGCGCTTGTAAATAAGGTAGCAACTCATTGCGGATGCGATTGCGGGTGTATTTTAAATCTTGATTTGTGGAATCTTCCCAGACTGGGAGATGGAAATCATCACAAAATTGTTTGGTTTGTGTACGAGTAATTTCTAAGAGTGGGCGTACTAAAGTAATCTCTAGAGTTAAGGGACGTTGCCAAATTAAGGCTTGTAAACCATCTGCCCCCGTACCGCGCATTAAATTATAGAGAAGAGTTTCTGCGCGATCGCTGGCTGTATGTCCTGTGACAATATAGTGGTAATTATGCTCCTGGGCGATCGCACTTAAAGCCTGATATCGCCAATCGCGGGCAGCAGCTTCACTAGTTAAAGGCTCTTTTGCCGTTTCTAAATAAAATAATGTTTCCCAGTTTTTTGCTAGCTGTTCTACATGAAGGGCATTAGCTTGGGAGTCAGCACGCCAGCGATGATCGCAATGAGCAATACCTAAATGCCATCCCCATTTTGATTGTAAATCTAATAGTAATTTTATTAAGCATAAAGAATCTTGCCCGCCGGAAACTGCGATTAATAGGCGTTGATTGCGCTGAAATAGATGGCGCATTCGGATAGTTCGATGAATTTTTGCATGAAGGGGAGTCCATACCATTGTGAATTTTGCACGCCAAATGAACGCAGGACATTATATATTTTTTCTACATCATTCTGGGGTTCCCTAACCATCAAAACCAAAAAGCTGCGTCAATATATTTGGCGCAGCTTTTAATTTAGTATTTATTAAAAACCTAAAAAGTCGGGCTATGTTGCTCGTCCCAACACTTATTATCATGCCAACTCCTGTCAGTATATTGGCATTCTGAGGGATTATCAATCCAAGGAATAGATGTCTCGTGCGCTGAGGTGTTTTGCGAGGTAAATAATGATGAGACTGAAGAGTATGTGGATGAAGAGGACAAGAAACGGAAAGTTGCAAAACTAGCAATTGGTAGAATTATGAGACCTGCGACGCAAAATATAGTGTTGTTTAAAGTCCAAGTTTTTTTGCCGTTTCTTTGCTGAATATTTTTTTTGGTTTGTTTGGAATTTAATAACACGCTCTCAATCCTTAAAATATAAACTTGCTGGTATAGATTCATCGCCTTTCAAATTCATTCTATAGACGGATGTTGAAATCAACCATGAGGATATTACGGTTTTTGATTTTTTTGGTTGTAGATAGTTAGTAGGATTAACTAAAAAATATGCCTAGATAAATTAAGTTTTTCTGCCTAAAATATTTAAAATTTATATATGTATTTAATAAATATTTCATATATTTGGATATTGATTAACATCGGTCAAAATTGTTTGAACTTAGATGATTAGTACAGGCTTCCCGCCTTGATAAGAGAGGGATTTGATGAAATGGGTGAGCCATGATCAGCCAGATTTAGATGTAAATTTAAATCAAATCTAAATATTAAAAATAACCTTCTAATAGCTAATTTTCTGTGAAATAGCAATTTTTAAAATTAAATTTTCTACAGGTTGCTGACATCTCACTTCCGTGAAAATTACTAAGGTATTTTTACTGATATGGGGTGGATAACTTGGGTATGATATTTAGGATCTCAATAATTCAATAACTGCAAAGATGCTGAGGTCACAGAGGAATCCCAGATGTACCCATAGCGTTTTTAGGTGTACACAAAGCATTGTTTCAGGCTAGGCCAAGTTTCACTAAAAAAACCTCCCACAGGGGGAGGCTCATACAGGAAAGCGGAGACAATTTGTCAAACTACAGCCGAACGACAGCGATCGCGCCTCCTAATGCGGAGAAAATAGCAGAGACAACTGCTGTCGCAAATAACCACCAAGCTGCTGAAGCTGCGGCTTTGCGGGTTTCTTCGGCTTGGCGCTGTGCTTGATGCTTGACTTGTTCGAGGCGGCGTTGGGCTTCTTGCTGTAAGCGTTCTGCTCGTTGTAAAACTGTGTTGCGCGCCCCTTCAATTTGGTCGATAATCCGGTTGGCATCTTCTTCGGAGATATCCTCACGGGAACTGATGAGCGCTACTAGGGTATCGCGGTTAAAGGAAGATAGGCGATCGCGTAAAGCGTCAAATCCAGCTTGGGGATCGTCAAATAATTGGCGCACATCGCGCTTAATACTATCGTAGTTGAGTTCGGGGCGCTCCAAGGAGTTGAGGTAGTTGCGGATGCGGGCAAATACGCCATCAATCACATCTTGGATACGGCGTTGAATACCCCGTACTTGTTCTACAAATTGTTCTTGCAACGAGACGATATTATCTGCAATTTTCGCTGCTTCTTCATCGGAAATATCTTCGCGGATTTTCAGCAGGGCGATAATTGTGGAACGGTCAAAATGCGCCAGGCGATCGCTAAAGGTTTCAATCCCCACCCGTGGATCATGCAGTAACAGTTGTAAGTCGCGCTTGATACCTTCGGGGTTAAGTTCTTCTTTACCAGTCTGCCGTAAATACTCTTCTAAATAAGCTTGGAAGGTTTCTACTCTTTGCTGGGTTCTGCTAGCCAGGCGACGCGGCGCACGCACAAAATCGCGAATCGAATGTTGTACGGAATCAATGACTTCATTGACTTGCTGTTCGCTCAAGTCTTGACGCTGACTAAGTAATTTTACCAGGGTGTCTCTATCTAACTGAGACAAGCGCCTGCGGAGTGCTAAGGCTCCTTCTTTGGGGTTTTCAAACAGTCTATTTAAATCGCGTTGAATACCTTCGGGATTGAGTTCGCTTTTGCCGGTATTACGCAAGTAATCAGCGATGGTGGTGCTAACAGAGTCATATTGCTCTTTAGCTTTATCTGCTACCGCCTGGGGTGCGTGGCGGATACTATGCCAAGACTGTTCGACAGTATCAATGATTTGATTTGCTTGGTCTTGGCTAATATCTTGGCGCTGACTCAACAGTTGTACCAAGGTATCGCGGTCAAAACGAGATAAACGTGCCTGAATTGCAGCCACACCCGCTTGCGGATCTTCCAGCAATCTTTTGAGATCGGCTCGAATTGCATCGGGGTTGAGTTCGCCTTTGCCGGTATTACGCAGATATGATTCTAAATTCAGCCACAGGGTTTCTGCTTGATATTTTGCCTGATCTGCCAGATTTTTAGATTCGATTAACACGCGATCGCGTTGTTTTTCTAAATCCTCGAGAATTGCGTCTAGTTCGTATGGCTGAATGTCGTTGCGTTGATACAGAATTTGCTGCATTTGTTGGCGATCAATTGCCGCTAACCGCCGGGAGAGGGTTTCATAATCGGCATCTGGATCAGACAATAGAGGTCTAAAATCCCGTTCAATGCCTTCAGAAGTTAAATCAGACTTACTAGTAACGAGGAGGTAGCTGGAGACTCGACGCTGCAAATCTTCTACTATCTCTCTTTCTTCTGCAGCCGTTACAGTTATTAATACTTCTCGGCGGACAGCTTCTAATTGATCTGCAATCCGTTGAATTTGTCCTTGAGTAAGTAGTCCCCGCTGTTGCAAGATGTTGACGAAATCGTTGCGGGAAAGGCGATCTAATTCTCGCCGTACTACTCCAGGATCAGCGGCTGGATCGTGGATGACATCGCGGAATTCTTGGGCGATTCTTTCGCGGCTGAGTTGCCAAGCAAAGGTATTGGAAAGGTAATTTTCTACATCAGCCCGAATGGGACTATAGGGTTGGGAAGCTGCAGGTAAACCTAACTTATCGGCTTGTTCGCTGATTTTGTCTTTAGCGGTGGATAGGGATTCCCAAATTTTTTCTACATCTAAATCTGATAAGTCTGTTCTGCCCAAAACAATACCCGTCAAAGCCGAAAGTCCTTGCTGGAGTGTGTTCTGGATTGGCCCAGGGGTGGCTTTTTGGTCAGCTACTTTAGCGTCACGAGTTTCTGCAATTAATCTTTCTAATTTGGCATTGAGTTCATCTGTTTTGGTTTGCCCTGGTGGTAAGGATTTCAGATAATCAACTAACTCCCCGAGGCGGTCTTGGGCTGGTGCTTGCTGACTAACTACCTGCTGCCAGATTTTATATAATGTGTCAGCGATGCGTTTGACATCGCGTTTAGATAAGTCTGTGCGACTGCTGACTAAATCAATAAACTTTTGACGGTCGATGTTGCGGAGGTCAGGACTACCTGCGATCGCTTGAAATTGGGGGTCTTTGAGTAAGTTTTCAAACTCGCTGCGGATTTTGCCTAGATCCAACTCTGGCGGACGCAACCTGTCTAAGTAATCCTCTACATTTTCTCGAATGCTTGTGGGGTCGATCCCGCTTCCTAGTTCGCGGCGCATGGCGGCGGCGGCGGCTTCGGCTGTGGCTACAACTTGGTTATTGACAGCTTTGGCACCCAGTGCAGCTGTCGCTGTTCCCATAATTGCTTGAAAGCCAGAGGTTGCTGTGTTGACTACTGAACCAATTAAGGAACCGACGGTGGTAGAACTCACCCACATCAGTAATAAGAAGTAAGCACCCCAAATTACTAACCCCAGAATTGCGCCCAGGGCTGGATCTAAAACCAGGAGACTGAGTTTAACTGCTAAGTAACTAGCAATTAAAAGGGCCACTGTCACCGTGACTAAAGTCCAAATCCCTACAGCGGTACCAATTTTGCGAATTGTGCCGCCAAAACTTCCTGCTTCATTATCGGAATCTGAGTCAGATGAATGTCCCAGGTAGGAAATCCCAGCAGCCAGGGAGAGGTTTGTTAATACTAGTTGAAAAGCAAAGGCTAGAATTACACCGGAGATTAAAGCAATAAAAAAGCGCGGCCCAGAAGTGAGAACCGATGCTTGTGCTGGTGAAATGTCTGAAGTGGGGTTGACTGGAATCTGTGCCAACCTAAAAAGCGACTGGTAGAGTCCCAGGATAATTTCTGTACTTTGAAACATTGTATTTCCTTTCTCTAAGCTTAAATTTGGGGAATTTAGAATTACGTTTGCAGAAACTCTGTATTTATGGTGATACCTAACTCTTGTAAGTCTCAGAATCGTGGAAATTGGGTATGAAGAGCATCTCTCCACAGTTTGAACAACATATCTAGCGCTAGATAGAAATTTCACTAGCCAAAGGGAAAATCTTCATTAGATAGGTTGCAAAATTCGGATTTATTAGTTGTCAAGGCAGATAAATAGCGATATTCATGCATATTTTTTTATCTGCATTAATTTTGTAGAGAATTTGTTAATTGATGAGTAACATTTCTCTAGTAAATCTCGCAATATAAACTGATTTATGTTGTCTGCGTTACATTTATTTACAAATAGTTTTTTATCACCATCTGCAGGTGGATATCTTAGTTGCGATCGCGTTTTAAGCTTCATCCATAAGAAGTGGC contains the following coding sequences:
- the tilS gene encoding tRNA lysidine(34) synthetase TilS is translated as MVWTPLHAKIHRTIRMRHLFQRNQRLLIAVSGGQDSLCLIKLLLDLQSKWGWHLGIAHCDHRWRADSQANALHVEQLAKNWETLFYLETAKEPLTSEAAARDWRYQALSAIAQEHNYHYIVTGHTASDRAETLLYNLMRGTGADGLQALIWQRPLTLEITLVRPLLEITRTQTKQFCDDFHLPVWEDSTNQDLKYTRNRIRNELLPYLQAHFNPKVESALAQTAELLQAEVEYLETAAQKLKAEALTAENLDNFPLRLNRRVLQTAPVALQRRVMRQVLQQILPDAPSFEHIEKLTALITAPNRSQTDPFPGGAIAQVAGDWIDINNEG
- the hmpF gene encoding pilus motility taxis protein HmpF, whose amino-acid sequence is MLYLAEVQKQKGGLLSGSAKTELKLLACQRTDQIWSTVSEEVIAAEEASKLNDGALVLVEVNPNRQVQRIQEAGRPLVNILQNFSRQLEKFKLKEDEIDQWKQSLTFQAQELNRRELDMEVRMEQLQQMEDEFQRLEAQKQEFEASRQEIEKLQQQIERDRTELAGAWEHLRGEQRRLEEFQADATQSKVLDEEQSRVLSELLDRLSSRVAPTETVREHLNFAFELVEKQQATLNEHWQNLEQQKTVATQQQQEVDSLAQTLSDRQNGVQEAQDSIQQQTAELKVNSAILTSKQEYAQILKAQLQSQENLYQQIQSLAASSSDMILCEVDVKALENMPLEELQRLVQDLQEKFDIDSSFVHDQEQELEYKEKAIEDLQNKIHQASDQDVINLEMELADEKDLYQMLNESLVGQRRNLLQRQNLLKQHKTVLLQKQGQTVVNEPEAAKIDLGPILLQTENLRQIQAQDLQNLEREIEQMHSGIELTQGMIDNQSHNLEQQQQELKAMEENLLKLRTATSECWGRVNLYQETLQPIQDSLDDLRQKLQAMMEALSQIQETGDYQLQAIAQMRHTLLDLLSQPELLAS